GATTTtatggtcaattaaccatttctttgtacTGTAGATAGcgaaatagccccataacatcaaagattcAGCATTCAGGTATGAGGTTTCTTTTCTTCCATACCTACTGCATATTCTGGTGggggatctttgatgttatggggctattttgcttccacttgttctggggcccttgttaaggtcaacggcatcatgaactttgccaagtaccaggacattttagcccaaaacctggttgcctctgcgaAGAGGCTGAAAcatggatcttccagcaagacagtAACCCCAAGCAACATTAACATTTGCAAAGAAattgttaattgaccacaaaatcaaccttatgcaatggccatctcagtctccggacttgaagcCCATTTAAAACCTGtagtttgaattgaagagggcagtccatacgtgcagacaaaggatatcaatgatcaggaaagattctgtatggagaaaTGGCCTAAGGGACAGATCAAAATGTATTAGGGGGAGGGGCTGGTCCAAGTCAAGGTGTCATCAAAAAAAAATGCACCCCCCTCGCCAATATTAAAATGATTTTCACGACCCTGCAAAATAAATTGAACACCCTCCCCCCTCACAGAATCAACAAAAAAATTATGTTTACGACCAAAAATAACAATACCTGTCATGACCCTGCGTTTATAAACGCAGCACGCTTTTGTGGCACCGTTGATGCTACGCAGGGCtacgggccagaaggttgagggtttgCTGACCACCACAGAGGAGCTCTCCCTACCTCTCAGACAATGATCAGCTCGGAGAAAATGTCAACATTTAAAATATACAATATGCAACTAATTTTCAACCAACAGGTGTCTtgtgccaatgcaccacacaaccaataaacaaaCCATACTGACTTTGGGCACTTCAATATCATGGTTTGcgttttcaacaccacaataaatagactatgtcaatctcgacaaacagaaaacacatccctccctaccttgaAGGTTTACCCAGTATCGAAGGCTAGGCTTGACAATCTCCGAATGTCATTCAAATTTTGGATGTTTTGTAATAGATGACTATTACCATCCATCATTTGGCCGCTGCAGAGTTTGAATTGACtgattgattttatttgtcaGTTCAAAAAAGACATATATACACAAATATTTTTAAAAGATACTGGGATTGCACAATAAAGTCGGGAACTTATTTTCATTGTGGTCCctgtttttttaaacataaataccattacatagatacagacacaaagAGGGATGTCGGACAAATGAGACACATTTACATGTCCTTAAAAACAGCTATAACAAATTACAAAAACACTATTCCTTGTGCTTTGATGTGTAGCATATGCATAACTTTATAGTCTGTTTTTAATTTGTTTTTGTCTACTTTCCTAAAATAATAATTGTCCACCTCACGGTTCAGCTGTCAGAGATTTAAGCACTACATGTATCAGGGCATTGCAtgcataggcctataggctatgaTATtcatatttgtgtaaatatatacGGTGTATATAGCGTATATAAAGGAAGAGAAGCATAGGCCTAACcccagagagacggagagagacagagacatgtggtGGCATGCTACGACACTGACATGCATTtctttatgtcagatggctactaCGTCTGATATACAGATAGAGACGTACAGAAGGAGGCTAATTTGTACATTTTCTCTCAGAATAATTTGTATAGAGATAAGTATTATATTGTTAGATTATAGGAGTAACTCTGGTAGGCCTAAAACAGACTTCCTCACCTCAAGTTTAACTGTCGGAGTCAGTTGGAGTGTAGGTGTGTACTGCCTTCACATCATGCCTTTATATCATAGGTAGGCATACAGTAATTAAAGCTTAATAATAGCCACAAACGTTTCTAAGCTTCATTAGGGTAATATCAAAGTAAGTCAAGTCATTGTTTATTAGAGAACATACAAGCAGAAGAGCATATGTAAACCAGGGAAAAAATGCACTACCTTCCCCTGTGACCCCCAAAAAACACAACCCTCcccaaagcaaaaaaaaacaaaaaaatggttTGGAAACCCTCCCCTATATTGGACCACCCCTGCCCAAATAATTTGTATATGACCCTAAAATGATGTATCATTCAACTCCCATCACCCCACATCCTCTCCATGAACAACAAAATGCAAGTTTCTTTATTGTAATGACCAATTTATGGAAAGGTTACTGCTGGGCACTGACTTTGGAAAGGTGGTGTCTGTCTATCTAACTAGACTACGCCTATAAAACAAACAGCTGTCCGATCATTGTGACACAAATTGTGTAATTTGTGAACACATAAATTAACATGAGCGCGACTGTAaagaaacaaacagaaaagggGTGGGTGGTGTTATCTGGATGTCTTTCAACATTTCACTGCCAGGGGTTGTAAAATAAACATCAGATACGAAGGCAACCAATGAAACGATTAGGGTAGAAGTGGCATCAAATGCCCCTCGACCAATTGCAGTCTTTAAAACGAGGTCTGAAGATGAAACTCAGCAGCAGGTTAGGTAAGCGGAGTCATCACTACGAGTAGAGCTGACAACGCGTTCAATTGTCAACTTTCGCCCGAAGAAGCCATCTCCGCGTTGTGCCCATTTTGGTACATTTTAACGATTCTCTTCATACCACGCAGTAAGTTTTGTATTTGATGCCAGTTGATAGCAAATGATGTGTTCGTTTTAGAGTAGCCTATGCTATCCTAGCATTGCAACCAGTGATGCTTGCCCACCAGGAAATCGAGCACGCACTTTAATCTAGCTGCTAGCACGCACTTTCACCGTGTGAAGTGCGTGCTCGATTTCCTGGTGGGATGGACCATGATGCCGGTGTTTGTCATGTAAACTGAATAGCTATCTGTCCTCTGTTAAGTACAGATCTCGTTTCAACACTGGGCACGTTACAGAATTCTACAGCAAACATGACAGATACGACAAACCCCAGCAAGCAACAAAACGGAGATGCCGTGATGCCAGAAACGTCGACGAGGGATGATGTTTTTGACGATAGTTATAAAGCAAAAGAGGGCCCTAAACCACCGATGAGACTGGTGTGGAGAAACATCATATTAATGTGTTTATTACATGTTGGAGCGCTGTATGGACTGATGCTCGTGCCCTCCGCGTCGGCCCTGACTCTGGCTTGGAGTAAGTATCACCATTTACTTAATGTGCCATTTTATTCAAATGTTCTTGTTCCGCTTGTATCGGTTTCGACGCCCTTTTCATCGTTAAAGTTGTTGGTCTACGCAGCATGGTTTATCTGGTCGACCAGCGACAAGAGAGTGTGCTGAGCCGGGTGATGCATTTGTGAAGTAGGCGTTTGGTGGTGTTACACCGACATGTTGCTGCTTGCCCGCCCTCCTATAAGAATAGTGTTGAATGTTGGTAAATCTATTTCGGGGCACACCTACTCAATATTTTCCCCATGGAAATAACAGACAAGGGCCTATTTGGTGACTTATCTCGTATTATATAATATGTAGCCTAACAGTTTATGGACCATCTATCTTCAATTGAAGACACTGCTcataggctaggcctactgtgGTGCAGATGGAGAGAGACTTATGGAATGTGTGGCCTGAGGCACGTCTGTTCTAAATATATTTCTGAATGAGAAAATTGCTGCACCCATCTTTATTTGCTTGTTTAGACATAGGAAAAAACGTGCAGGGGTTTTAATTCTGTTTTTGTGAGAATAGTTGGAATAGATAGACAGAACTCATGACTTGGATTATACTGTAACGAATACTGAACAACCAAAACTGTGTTTCCACTgttgtctctctcgctctagctCTCATATGCTGAACTGCATATTATTCCATTGGGCAAGACAAAGAACAATCAGCATTCCAATAGACATTCCATTGTGAGGCTACATGGCACCACAACAGAATGTCTCTTCTTTGCTGCCTGGACCAGTTGGATGTCCCAGGTTCTCACATCCTAAGCAGCCTTGTGTGACTGCACATAGAAACACATTCAGCAGTTTTACAACAACAACCCTGAGAGTAGACATGCATGCATATGTACTGCCATTGCCAGTTCCCAACAGAAATAACTATTATAATGACAGAAACTAGGCAGGGATGGGGAACAGGCATGGGACATGATGTCCCTTGTAACTACTAGGAGTCAAATGTCTGTGTTTCACATGAttctgtgtatgcgtgtgtgtgagccAGACATGGGCGTCTGTATATCTAGcctaatctctctctttctttcccctagCTGCTTTGTGCTTCTTGCTCAGTGCCCTGGGTATAACTGCGGGGGCCCACCGCCTCTGGAGTCACAAGTCCTACAAGGCCTCCACCCCTCTGCGAGTCTTTCTGGCCCTCGCTAACTCCATGGCCTTTCAGGTAAACAAAGGAGAACTTTTTGAGTTGAATCAACTTTATTGAACCCCAGAGAGGACACAGTATAGGACTCCTACAGGGACAAaaacaggcatacacacacatcaTAAACTTGAAGGCTAAACTTGTGCGATCAACCAACATGGCTCTTCCAAAACACCAAGGTTCTTTCTCGAGTGTAGCTTCAATTAAAAGGCCTTTATTGTGTTGGCGTGTCTGTGAGGGAAAGTTAGAAACAGCAGGACAGAGAGCTAGCAGAGGCTACCGCCAAGTGCCAACGATTTAGCGGCTTTAGCCAGCCTTCACCAAAAACATCAACACAAGCCTACTTATCCAAATTTCATACAAAATTCCTTTGTTAAATAGACCCTATTTTATTCTAAAAATCTTCAAAATTAGATGTATGAAGTGACCATGTGGCCCAATGACGACCTTACAAACTGATGACTTGATTTAAAGAAGTGACCAATGCAATCaggttaagggtttggttaaaCAAGGTCTACGCTAGTCCCCACCAATAACAACTTAATGAGTGACCCACTGTGCAATATGCTGGTATATAAAGTATGATTGAGTGTTAACAAATTTCCACTGGAATTAACGATTGCATTTAATCTGAGTGGGCGTTGCCTGTATAATCTGCGTTGTTGTGCTGACTGACTGATGCTGCCCGGTTAATCTGACCGTCACCTTAATACACATTGCCTATTGAACTGTAGTTCTCTACTATATGTTTTCTAGGTGTATAAATGCATAGTATACTGTGCATTTATACTCAAGTATATTGTGTTTAAACCCTCTCTCTGGTGTTGTTCCCATACATATTAATATTAGTGTGTTCTGACATCTCAATTGCTTGTAGAATTCCAGCATGAAGATGGAGATAAATACATGGTTTATCTCTATGATACAAAGAACAGAAATGGGACAGCACTCCAGTAAATATACTtaaatgtacatttttattgCCGAACGTTCGGGTGTGAGCCCTTCAGCTTGCATGACAATCAatgttaatggttatctgtatAGTAGAAACACCAGAGCTGTGGATCTAGGGCCAAACCGTATAtatcaagcatctcagagtaagAGTGGTGATCAGGTTCtccctcctactctgagacgcttgatacaCATGGTCCCAGATTCCTGTGTTGCTTTTCTGTTACATATAAGTGGCTCCTAAACAATCACATCACCATTTATTTCTTCCAGAACGACATCTACGAGTGGGCGAGGGACCACCGGGTTCACCACAAGTACTCTGAGACAGACGCTGACCCCCACAATGCAGTGCGGGGCTTTTTCTTCGCTCACATTGGCTGGCTGCTTGTACGCAAGCACCCCGACGTCATCGAGAAGGGAAAGAAGCTGGAGCTGACGGACCTGAAGGCAGATAAAGTCGTCATGCTCCAGAGAAAGTAAGATGACAGTTTTCCAGTCTACGCCCTGTGCCGTCCTAGTTCCATGCCCTGTGCCGTCCTAGTTCCATGCCCTGTGCCGTCCTAGTTCCATGCCCTGTGCCGTCCTAGTTCCATGCCCTGTGCCGTCCTAGTTCCATGCCCTGTGCCGTCCTAGTTCCATGCCTTTCATCTTATATGCCACTTAGCCAACACGTTTGTCTAAAGTTTCTCATGGTAGTGAAAACATTTTTGGATGGGTGACCCCAGCGGGAATCAAACTTGCGATCTTGGTATTGCAAGCcccatgctttaccaactgagccacacaggattgTATATTGTCTGTTGgtatattgtctgtctgtattatCTTCTGTAAAGAGTTTATTTATGACGCAATGCACATTTCTGTGAAAACAGATAAAACGTTATCTTTATACTTAAAGATATTGCTTTAGAGAGGTTGCAGCTCCTCAAATGTGATCTTTTGATAAAGCTTGACGTAACAAAGACTATCTCCGTCAACGTTGTTATTTTATCACCTGTTAACTTTTTCAGAAGATGAAATTTGGGAGCAGCAAAACTTCCACATTCCCTTTTTCCATGTATTGGATCTTGTTCTTGGATGTGCGTAAAACCCTCTCCTTTCATAAGAACAGTTATACCCTCAGACCTCCAATTATGAACTGTTTGTTTTGAGGAACTGGATTATTGTTGTACTTGTAAAAAATCTACATACTGTAGCTTGCTGTCACCTTTCAGTTGGaagtttgtttttttttaaaggcccaatgcagccgtttttatctctCTTTCTGGGTAACACTTAAGTACCTTGCTGTAATAGTTTTCCATTAAAACTGACAATTAGCTTTTTAACAAACTATTTCTCAGCAAGAATTTTGCTTGGACTGTGTGGGAGGGGTCTAAGTGGGAGGGGAAAActtaaaactagctgttattggcagagctGTTCGGAACTGTCTAACCAATTTACCGGTctattattggtctattaacaagCCGAAACTCCCTCCCATGTAAACAGGCTGATAAGAAGGTCCTGTGTAAATTATATTTTCAACCAGAAagtatcaggaaataacactgatcaaaattgttcacactttta
Above is a genomic segment from Oncorhynchus masou masou isolate Uvic2021 chromosome 23, UVic_Omas_1.1, whole genome shotgun sequence containing:
- the scdb gene encoding stearoyl-CoA desaturase b — encoded protein: MTDTTNPSKQQNGDAVMPETSTRDDVFDDSYKAKEGPKPPMRLVWRNIILMCLLHVGALYGLMLVPSASALTLAWTALCFLLSALGITAGAHRLWSHKSYKASTPLRVFLALANSMAFQNDIYEWARDHRVHHKYSETDADPHNAVRGFFFAHIGWLLVRKHPDVIEKGKKLELTDLKADKVVMLQRKYYKLSVVLLCFLVPMWVPWFLWDESLWVGYFIPCLMRYALVLNATWLVNSAAHMWGNRPYDRNINPSENRFVAFSAIGEGFHNYHHTFPFDYATSEFGVKLNITTAFIDLMCFLGLAKDCKRVSRDLISTRAQRTGDGSHKTG